The genome window GACGCCGCATAAAAATTTGCGGCGACTAATTGACGCATTTGAATTATTGCAACAAAAACACCCCGAGCTGACGCTGGCGTTGGCTGGAAAAAAGGACGGTAACTACGCTCGCCATGAAGCGTATGTTACTGAACGCGGTATGACAAATGTCATCTTCACCGGTTTTGTGTCGGACGAGCAACTGCGCTGGATGTACGAGCATACGGCTGTGTATTGCTTCCCGTCGCTGAGCGAGGGCTTTGGCCTGCCGGGTCTCGAAGCCATGCTACACGGCGCACCGGTCGCCTCAAGCACCGCCACTTGCCTACCAGAAACACATGGCGAGGCGGCGCATTATTTCGACCCATATAATGTCGAGGACATGGCGCGGGCAATTGATGAGATTTTGACTGACGAGAAACGACGCCACGAGCTCATCAAGAAGGGTAAGCAGCACGTCAAAACTTTCTCGTGGCAGCGAATGGCCGAGCAGACGTTGGCGGTATATGAGCAGTACGGCCGCCAGAGCACCAACTCATAGAGGACAATCCTGGCTCATTCACACGAGGCACTTACGTCTGCAACCATAACTTTTTAGACTGCGGCTCGGCTACTGGGCTATTTTTGCAATTTCTTCGCGATGTCGCCACACTTGGCGGCCACATCCCGCCGTGCCACCAACACACCGTCTGGTGTGTTGACCACCACCACATTATCAAGGCCGATGACTGCTACTGGCTTATCCGGCTGCTCGTTGCGAATATAGGTACTAGCGACGTCAATGGCATGAATGTTGTCACCGTATGCGTAATTACCCGACTCATCCTTGGCGACCGCGTCGTGTAGATCCTTAAAATTACCGATGTCCATCCAGTCAAAGCTAGCCGATACCATAGCCAGCTGATGAGCTTTTTCGATCAGGGCGATGTCGATGACTTGATTATCTAGCGCCAGGTACGCGTGATTGTAGGCCTCGCTACCAAAGTCAGCAATTGACGCCAGCGTCTGATAGTTCGACCACAAATCTGGAGCGCTCTGCTGCATTTCACGCATAAACACCTCGACCGAGCCAACAAAGTAGCCACAATTCCACAAATAATTTCCCGACTCAACATACCGCTTCGCTGTCTCGTAATTGGGCTTTTCCTTGAATGACTCGACATTATAGACGCCCGCTTGAGCATCAATCACCCCATCGCGCTGAATATAACCAAAGCCAGTTGACGGGAAGGTCGGCTCAATGCCAATAAGCGTAATACAACCACGCTCGCGAGAAATGCGCGCTGCTGTAGCAAACGAGTGGGCAAACCCCTGGACGTCACGTACATTATGATCGGAATGAATAAAGGCAATCGGCTCAGTCCGGTCATGGTGGCGATTGATATAATCCAGGGCCAACACGATACAGTGCGCCGTCCCCCGCCGTCCCGGCTCGATCAAAAAGGCCTCGTCCGGCAGCTCCGGCAGCTGCGCCCGTAGCGCCCCGGCGTGGCTGGCCTCGGTCACCACATAAATGGTATCACCGAGCTTTCTGGCCCGGTCATAGGCTTGTTGGACCATAGTGCGCTCACTAGTTAACGCCAAAAGTTGTTTTGGTTGAGTGGAGGTTGAGAGTGGCCAGAGGCGAGTGCCTGAACCACCAGCAATAATTACAGCTATCATACTATATAGTATACCGGGTTAGGAGTGCAAACGCCACCTATTCTTTAGAGGATCTCGCACCCATATCACAATGGGCCACTAGCGAGACCCGTCAGCGTCAACACCAACCTTGTAACCAAATAACATTGCTATAGCTTCTACTCTATCAAAGAACTCCTGTATCCGCTCGATCGTTGGATCTTTTGGCATTAATGTAAGTTCTTTTAGTATCATATCGCGCAGAGCAGCCTTCTTATCATCAAGCTCGTTCAGCAATTTGATGCGCTGTAGCTCGGCTGCATAGTCCTGAGGAGCCTCAGACTCCCTTCCTAGTAATATGTGGGCCTGCATTTCAGCTTGTTCGTAGCGCTTTCGGTCAAAATCAAGATTATCCGTTTCCTGCTCAACCATTGACTTTGGATATATCAGGTCGACCTTAATTTCACCGACACGCTCTCCATTAGCCATTGCCGCCAGAACAGTATAGTACATATATAGCCAGTTGTTCATTCCCGGTGCATCTGAAGGATAATCTAATAGGTGCTGCATCCCTTGACGATTGTAGCCCCGTGGACCAGCGAGTGCATCCGCCGGCATCCCTAGTATATACTCAAATAACCAGCCGATCAATTTTTCGGTACGCCGCTGGAATGGCGGCATTGATTCTTTCGAAGCCTCCGTCCGTCCGATAACGACAACTGAACACTTCTTCAACATCTCAGCAATCTTGAGTGCAAGATGTGCCATTGACTTCTCTGGCTCGAGAGTGATAATTTTATTTCCACCTTGATCTATGACAAATTTTGCACCTTCCCGTCGCTGACTGGCAATTCCCAACCGACGAGCAGATCGTACAAAAGCCCCGCGCGCGCGGAAGGCACCTGCGACTTTATCATCTGGCGACCCATCAATCACGACAAGTGGCAATTCTTGTTCGGACCACTCCTCTGCAGTATTAAGCGCAGCCTCAAGGCGAACATCGTCAGTATCAGGATAAAACGTCGCCGTCACTCCGACAGCCGGTGCTCCCTCTATAGGAGGGCTATTCCTTGGACTCATGCTCTCATTTTAACACAAAAGTTTAATTTGTCAATAACAAATCTGGTCTCTACCCTTCAAAAACGCTCTGTACGAACGATACCGCGTCTGCTACACGCTTCACGTTCTCACCCTGTTCGCCCGGGCGCATTTCGATTGACACCACGCCCTCATAGCCAATATATTTCAAGGCATCAGCTGCAGCACGATAATCAACATCGTCTCGATCATAAACTCGATCAAGCATCGGAGCGCTAACGTGAAAATGCTTCAAGATATCGCCATTGTTTCGTATCGATTCGCCAATATCATCGCCAGCTAACGCCATACACGCCGTATCAAGATGCAGACCGATCCCCTCCGAGTTAATCGTACGAACAAGCCGCGCACCTTCATCCGCCGTTGTCACGTAGTCACAATTGTATTGGGGGGCGTTTGGTTCGATACAGAGCATGGTATTATGCTGCTTGGCAACATCACCAAGCTCGGCAAAGAAGCGGCTTGCGATGCTGTCCGCCTCTTCTACTGACATCGCACCGCGCTGTCGATTCTTTGGCGAACCAAACACCAATCGACCAGCACCCATATCCCCAGCCAATCGCAAAAAGTCAGCCATATATTGCCGCATCTCGTCGCGAAGTTCGCTTGATTCAAATAGCTTTAGGTCAGGGCGCGCAAACAACATCGACTGAAAAGCCACAACCTCAATGTCGTACCCTCTCCACCACTCGACATATTCGTTAATTTGCTCGGGAGTCGCCTTGGTTGGATCATCCCAACGCTTCGTCGGCGCGATCTCGACACAGCGTACACCAAGCTCCCGCAGCTTTGCGGCGACCTCCGCCTCTTCTTCATTTGTCCATGCGATGTTCGATATAGCTAGTTTCATATGGTAATTATACCACTATTTATCCTATAGGCTATGCCGCGAGACCACACTGCTTTTTGAAGATTTCGATCTCTTTCTTAAGAACCTCCGGGTTCAAAGGACCCCTCATTTCGATTGATACCCAGCCATCGTAATTAGCCCCTCTGAGAGCATCCATATAGCCTCCCTGAGGAACCTCCGGTGCAACTGAAAGCCGCTTCAGCTCCGGAGCACTGGCATCAATACCGCGTACACTGTCTCTATGGTCACGAATCAGCGAAGCCAAATCCCCCGGCGTGTCCCCAGCGCCGAACATCGCCGCTGTATCAGGATGAATTCCAAATCCTGGATGATTGATGCGATCAGCCAGTTCCCCGGCCTGTTCTAAGCTTTCCACGAACTTGTTGCCATAGCCTGATAGCGGCTCGAATGCTATCTGGGTATTGTTATCATGGGCCGCAATAGCAACTCTACCAAACAGTTTAGCCGCTCTCTCCATAGCCTGCTCGCCACTAAGCTCTCCTGGGTTACGTAACCCCGGCGAGCCAAATGCCATCGAATCTGCACCGAGTGACCCAGCAAGGTTGGTTAGCCTCTTTAGGTGTTCTGTCAGATTTTTACCCTCTTCTTCAGTGCCGAAAATCTTCGCATTCTCTCCAATCCCATATGTCAACGATTGCAATCCAACGCACTCTAGACCGAAATTCCCAAGCCTTTTGCGATATTCCCCAGCTTCCCGCTCCAAAGTTTTGAGTCGATCTGTAAGCTCCTGCCCAGATAGATTGGCAATTTCTGATAAGCTTGGCCAAATAATCGTTGGCGCAACCACAAGACCTTCAACACCACTCTGCGACACGCGGTTTAGTGCTGCTCGTTGATCTTTACCAAAGGCAATATTCGAGATGGCAAGCTTCATTGACTCCTTCGAACTCATGCCCGCATTATACCATGATTACTTATTTTTTGCAACAAATTCCTTGATGCCGGCCAGCTCTTGCTCCTTTGTGTATAGATAGTCACCGTCACCACCATACACCTCAGCATATTTACTATGCATATCCCAATAGGCGGGCGTTACTCCCTCCGGCGTGTTAGTAAACTCCATACCAAAGGCAACCTTGGCGACTTCCCGCGTGCTGACTGGTGGCGTCGCAAAATTAACCAGCGGCAGATTATTCTCTAAAGCAATGGTGATATCGCGCCAAATATTGGCGAGATTATAGTACTGATACATACCATCAGCATGAATTTTTTCAACCATGTTGTTATTCATCAGATCATAAATAACATTTTTCTTCAGTCCGTCGCCAAATAGCCCCGGCAGGCGAACAATCGTCGTGTCAAAGTTCTCACGGCAGAATTGCTCAAGATAATATCTATTAACTCCGTATGGTAAAAGTCCTTCGGTTTCAATAGGCGTATCTTCGTTAGCGCCATTTGGGTTTTTATAAACACCGACTGTTGAAATTAGGACGAGCTTCTTAATCTTTGCCTTTTTGATATGTGAAATAAACCCTTCAATCTCCGCACGGTCAACCTCTGGCTCCTGATTGATCCGCCACATTTCAGCACGGTTTGCAGCGCTCACCACCAGGTCGTACTCTTGACCTTCAATGTCAGCTATATTTTTGCTGTTATAATAATCGTCAAACTCGTGTTGACTCTTTATATTTCCACCGACGAATCCGGTGTACCCAATTAATGCGGTTCTCATAATATATTCCTCCTATGTCTCATTATGTCAAATTCCATATAAAACACAACGATGGCCAGTATGGACATGGAGCGATATCAATTATAGAATGGTTTAGGCACTATGAAGAAACCTAAAATTTTAGGCCAGATAACTCTTAAACAAGCACTGCTTTTTACCGCAGTATTTATAGGTATTGCCCACTTATTGGTCTTCGTAGGCTACGCTGTGTTCGCAGCTCTCGGGAATGGCCTAGCAATGGATTCCTATGCAGCCAATGGGACGTTCCAACTATATAACCCTCTCCGGCGGCTGCTTGATGGTGAAGTTTTAGCACGAGACTTTCCGTTTTTTCACGGGGTAGGAGTTCCCCTGCTTCATTTCCCCTTGTTTTACATCATGGGGCACAACTTATTTGCTGTAGAGGTTGCAAAGTTACTAGTATCACCACTCATATTCCTCATCTCGTCTTTCTTGCTATTTTGGGCTTACTTCAAAAATGTAAAGAAAGCGGTCTTTACAACAAGTATATTTACCGTCATTTCACTACTGTGCATCGATGCGATTTGGGCGGGTAATTCCCTTCTAGGCCTCAGGACGGCGTTTCCATTCATTGCAGCAGCATTTATGTTATGGCACCCAGACTGGCATGTTAACATCGGTAAACATAAGATGAGAGTCGACTTTTATTATCCTATTCTCTATACCCTCATGGGGATCTCCGTCGCCTGCGGAACCGAACAGGGTCTCGCATTCATTCTTGCTTATGTACTCATCAGAGGGGTTCAATATATTCGTTCCAAAGAGATGATAAAAAAGCGAGTGCTGGCATTTATTGGCGAGTTATGTGGTGTAGCACTGGCTACGTATGTCGTGCTTTCAATTATGACGCTTGGCCATGCGTATGAGGCACTTTACTATGCACTCGTTGAGGTTTCAGGCGACCAAGGATGGTACTTTGGCGCTCCGCCGAACAGTTTTTTGCAATTAAGCAATCTTGATCAGTTATTCACCAACCGGATGCTATTCTACATGCTGCCCATCATTATCGGCGGTATTGTTGCCTATATAATTGGTGTAAAGAAAGCTCTACTGTCCAAAAAAGAAACGTTCGTTTTCTCTATCTTGCTACTATATGGCCTGGTGGTGTTTGCTGTTTCTGCCACTGGTTACTGGGCACCCAGTGCGCAGCTCATACCACTGGAGCGAGCAGCAGGAGTTATTCTCGTGGCGATAGCAACTCGTGTGATATATAACCTGATCCGAGCAAAAAAATCGACTCCTAACGCTAAAAGTAAGGGCTTCTCGGTCTTAGCATTCGGGTTGTTGCTTGGTAGCATCATCGCCCTAGGATATAACACTGCGGTATTTCTACAAAAAAATGATTGGATGCCGCTAAGACACATTATTACCGAGTCAAAAAAGGCCAGGCATTCTACTGATGATGCTGAATATATCAGCACCGCCTGGAGGAAGCGCCTCGAGGCCTTTGCTCCACATATTGAAAAGGGGGCACGTGTCTGGTCTACCTACACCAGTGTTTATGATTCGATTCGCCAACAGAAGAATGGATCTTCGGGGGGTGAAGACTATATTATACACGCCCTAGGCCCCGCCAGAAGAAATCGTTACACTCAAGATTTTATAACACAAAAGCCTGATTACGTCATAACCCTAAATCCCTCATATTTTAAATATGAGGAGTGGCTGTGGACTCGTCACTGGGCATTTTATAAGGAGCTTCAGGATAACTACACTATCATTGCAACAAATGATTCTCATGTTTTGTGGAAACGTCAGGCGAGTACTGTAGTCCAAGAAAAGACGAATCACCCGAAACACCACATACAAAAAGACGCAAACGGAGATTATGTCATTACTGCTGGTGCCGCAAACAATATACGCGTGTTTGAAGTGTCGG of Candidatus Nanosynbacter lyticus contains these proteins:
- a CDS encoding mannose-1-phosphate guanylyltransferase, with the protein product MIAVIIAGGSGTRLWPLSTSTQPKQLLALTSERTMVQQAYDRARKLGDTIYVVTEASHAGALRAQLPELPDEAFLIEPGRRGTAHCIVLALDYINRHHDRTEPIAFIHSDHNVRDVQGFAHSFATAARISRERGCITLIGIEPTFPSTGFGYIQRDGVIDAQAGVYNVESFKEKPNYETAKRYVESGNYLWNCGYFVGSVEVFMREMQQSAPDLWSNYQTLASIADFGSEAYNHAYLALDNQVIDIALIEKAHQLAMVSASFDWMDIGNFKDLHDAVAKDESGNYAYGDNIHAIDVASTYIRNEQPDKPVAVIGLDNVVVVNTPDGVLVARRDVAAKCGDIAKKLQK
- a CDS encoding glycosyltransferase family protein — its product is MSPRNSPPIEGAPAVGVTATFYPDTDDVRLEAALNTAEEWSEQELPLVVIDGSPDDKVAGAFRARGAFVRSARRLGIASQRREGAKFVIDQGGNKIITLEPEKSMAHLALKIAEMLKKCSVVVIGRTEASKESMPPFQRRTEKLIGWLFEYILGMPADALAGPRGYNRQGMQHLLDYPSDAPGMNNWLYMYYTVLAAMANGERVGEIKVDLIYPKSMVEQETDNLDFDRKRYEQAEMQAHILLGRESEAPQDYAAELQRIKLLNELDDKKAALRDMILKELTLMPKDPTIERIQEFFDRVEAIAMLFGYKVGVDADGSR
- a CDS encoding sugar phosphate isomerase/epimerase family protein, with translation MKLAISNIAWTNEEEAEVAAKLRELGVRCVEIAPTKRWDDPTKATPEQINEYVEWWRGYDIEVVAFQSMLFARPDLKLFESSELRDEMRQYMADFLRLAGDMGAGRLVFGSPKNRQRGAMSVEEADSIASRFFAELGDVAKQHNTMLCIEPNAPQYNCDYVTTADEGARLVRTINSEGIGLHLDTACMALAGDDIGESIRNNGDILKHFHVSAPMLDRVYDRDDVDYRAAADALKYIGYEGVVSIEMRPGEQGENVKRVADAVSFVQSVFEG
- a CDS encoding sugar phosphate isomerase/epimerase family protein — translated: MKLAISNIAFGKDQRAALNRVSQSGVEGLVVAPTIIWPSLSEIANLSGQELTDRLKTLEREAGEYRKRLGNFGLECVGLQSLTYGIGENAKIFGTEEEGKNLTEHLKRLTNLAGSLGADSMAFGSPGLRNPGELSGEQAMERAAKLFGRVAIAAHDNNTQIAFEPLSGYGNKFVESLEQAGELADRINHPGFGIHPDTAAMFGAGDTPGDLASLIRDHRDSVRGIDASAPELKRLSVAPEVPQGGYMDALRGANYDGWVSIEMRGPLNPEVLKKEIEIFKKQCGLAA
- a CDS encoding NAD-dependent epimerase/dehydratase family protein — encoded protein: MRTALIGYTGFVGGNIKSQHEFDDYYNSKNIADIEGQEYDLVVSAANRAEMWRINQEPEVDRAEIEGFISHIKKAKIKKLVLISTVGVYKNPNGANEDTPIETEGLLPYGVNRYYLEQFCRENFDTTIVRLPGLFGDGLKKNVIYDLMNNNMVEKIHADGMYQYYNLANIWRDITIALENNLPLVNFATPPVSTREVAKVAFGMEFTNTPEGVTPAYWDMHSKYAEVYGGDGDYLYTKEQELAGIKEFVAKNK